Proteins from one Juglans microcarpa x Juglans regia isolate MS1-56 chromosome 1S, Jm3101_v1.0, whole genome shotgun sequence genomic window:
- the LOC121247834 gene encoding calcium load-activated calcium channel-like: MATIFSLFKYFDSLTVVAISFCTAIVCKTISSIDKAAKKLEMMKTKSSAKITKKSKTKKMDCVETSLKELSRDLSLFKFKSDAIVSLVLFVVFGLLNSLFLGFSPPRGASSDLFPMPNPKTN, encoded by the coding sequence ATGGCCACGATCTTCTCCCTTTTCAAGTACTTCGACAGCCTCACCGTCGTGGCCATTTCGTTTTGCACTGCCATAGTCTGCAAGACAATCTCCTCAATTGACAAGGCTGCTAAGAAGTTGGAGATGATGAAAACTAAATCCTCCGCCAAGATCACCAAGAAATCTAAGACCAAAAAGATGGACTGTGTCGAGACCAGTCTCAAGGAGTTGAGCCGCGACCTCTCCCTCTTCAAGTTCAAGTCCGACGCCATTGTCTCCCTTGTCCTCTTCGTCGTCTTTGGTCTTCTTAACTCACTCTTCTTAGGGTTTTCACCACCACGCGGTGCTAGCTCCGACCTCTTCCCCATGCCAAATCCCAAAACCAATTGA